AGGAAGATGACAGCGAAGGCGAAATGTTTGAAGAGGAGGTGGTCGTTACCGGCCTTCGTGGCAGTATCATTACTGCTCAAGAAATGAAACGTGAATCCACAACTATTGTTGATTCAATCGCGGCCGATGATATTGGTGTCTTGCCAGACCGCTCAGTAACCGAGCTGCTGTCTCGTGTACCGGGTGTTGCAATCGACCGCTATATGACTCAGGGCGATCCAGAGCATTTTTCTGTTGAAGGTAATGGCGTAATTGTTCGCGGTTTAACGCAAGTTCGTTCAGAGTTGAATGGCCGCAGTGCATTTAGTGCCGACGGTGGCCGCACCCTGAGTTTTGGTGATGTTCCCCCCGAATTGCTGGGTGCTGTTAATGTTCATAAAAGCCCACAGGCAGATCAAATAGAAGGTGGCCTTGCTGGCACGATTGATTTGCGTACGAAGCTGCCTTTCGATAACGATGGCCAACAAATTTCCGCTACCGTTGGTATGAACTATGGCAACCTAGTTGAAGAGACTAGCCCCACCTACTCAGGCCTGTATAGCAATGTTTGGGATACGGACATTGGTAAATTGGGTTTGTTAGTCGACTTTGCATACTCGGAGCTCTCAACGCGTAATGATTCTATGTATGTGCGCCCGTTCTTTAAGCGCAGTGACTTAAGCGGTCAGGATGAATCACGATACCTGACACGTGGTGCAGACTGGCGCACCATGTTTTTTAACCGAGCGCGTATGGGTAGTTACCTCGCCGCCCAGTGGTCGCCCACAGAAGAGCAAGAATTTACCTACACCTATTTTGGTAGTAACTATGATATGAACTGGAGCGAAGATGCGATCTTCGTTGAAAACTGGGTTCCAGCACTGGATCTGGACACCGGCATACCAGCTGAGTTTAATGAAGATGGTCGGTTTGTTAGTGGTCGCTTAGTGCCGGGTGTAGACGGCGACGGAAATGCAATGGTTGATGCTCTCAAAATGGGGTCTGATATTCGAATGTCAGATCAGGAATCGAAAACGTCTGATCAAACTTTGCAGTATAAATTTACAGGTGAAAAGTTCGAAATTGAAGCGGGTCATCAAAAGGTGCAAGCAACATCGGCTGGTTTAGACTCAACAGTGTCTGTTCAAACCCGCGTACCTTATATCGATATAGACTTGTCTGGAGACCTTCCGAAAATCGGATCCGACGACGCGTTCCTTGGGGATCACGAAAATTATTTCTGGGGGTTCTTAATGGATAACCAGTACAATAATAAGGGGAAGATGGACTCCACCAACATTGATGTTAAATACCATTTTGAAAACGATATTTTTAAAGCATTGAAGGTGGGCGCCCGTGTAAGTCGTTCAGAATCCAATAACTTTGATACAGGCTATAACTGGGGCGCAATAGGACACTGGGCTTACCCTTGGGCAATGGAGTCGGGTGGAGAGCCAGAGTTAAGTATGCTTACGCTTAACTCCTTCGACAATTTCTTCCGCGGTGATGTACCGACGCCTCCAAGTATCTACGCGCCAGCAGAGCACTGGGCTGCTGGCCATCCAGAATCCTACGATCAGCTACTAGATACTGTTGACTACTATGATTGGTTTAACGGTCACTGGCAGCCACGTGATTTAACCGATCAGCAGTGGTTTAACTCGCAAAAAGAAAAGACCAAAGCTGCCTATGTAATGCTGGACTTTGGCTTCGATAATTTACCTGTTCCAATCTCGGGTAATCTTGGTGTGCGTTATGTGGAAACCGATAACTCTGCTTATGGCTACCTGAATTTCCCTAACCAACCTATGTTAGGCCTAAATGGTGAGTTCGAAGAAAGCACCGCTAAGCACTCATATTCCAATGTTTTGCCAAGTCTAAATATCAAGGCGGACCTAACCGATGACTTGGTTTTACGTTTTGCTGTGGCGGAGACGATGACACGTCCAGATTTTGACACGCTGCGCTCCGGGTTAAAGTTAAATGCTGATATTGATCTTACGCCATATCTAATAGCAAATCCTGACGACCCCGACGGCGATCCCATCTTAGATCCAAACGCTGATATAGGCGTGGACGATTTTGATTTCAGTGGCGGATCTAATTACAACCCATATATGGACCCAATGCAGTCAACCCAGTTAGATACATCGTTGGAGTGGTATTATGCAGAGGGTAACTCACTTAGTTTGGCTCTATTCCATAAAGATATCGATGGATACCCGGCTAAAGAGTTCGTGTTGGAATCCTATGCGCCTAAAAATGATGGGCCAGAATACCAATATCTTATAGAGCGCCCAGTGACCTCGGGTACTGCTAAAATTTCTGGGTTTGAAGTTGCGCTAACCCACTTTTTTACGACTTTACCATCTCCTTTCGATGGTTTTGGTGTGCAGGCGAACTATACTTACATCGATTCAGAAACTGATCTAGAAAATGATGCGGATCCCGTTGATACTGACGGAAATACTAGTTTTGGGGTGAGTCCGTATCAGGGGCTTTCTAAGCATGCCTATAACTTAGTGGGCATTTATGAGAAGGGACGTTTCTCTGCTCGCTTAGCTTACAACTGGCGCAATCGTTACCTGACAGATATAGGGGCGAATGGATTTAACGGCGAGGAGTATATTGATGCCGATGGTAATGTTATTCGTGACGGTTCTCCAGACCCTAAGAATGCCTGGAAGCTCCCAACTTACAACGCAGCAGCAGGATATTTGGATGCGTCGTTGTTCTACCGTTTAACCGACAATCTACATGTCTCGCTTCAGGCGAATAACTTAGGCAATACCGCAACGAAAACAATTGTGGATCAGGCAAGTTCTGGTGAGTTCTTCGGTGCTTATCATGTCAACGATACCCGTTATCAGTTGCAGTTAACCGCGAAGTACTAAGTTAAATAAGGCGCCTTCACGGCGCCTTTTCTCTCTTTCCCGTATCCTTTACGAGTAAACCTAGAAATAGAAATACCGCCTAAATTTTTTGTATTTCTGACAGCGTTTAGTAGTCGCTAGGACCTAGAGTTCACGCTAACAGCAAGCACGATGCTCTGGGTGCTAGGTGATTTATAACTACAACAAAATATGTTACCACCCTTAAACAGTTGAATGGGATTCTGTTGTGACAAGTGATAATTTTAAAAAGTATCTTGGATTTTGGATAGGCCTATCAATATTACTGCTGGGCTCTATTGCGCAAGCAGCACTACCTGAATTTGTAACCGAAAATAACCGCCATGCCTTAATGGTCGATGGCAAGCCCTACTTAATTTTAGGTGCTCAGGCCAATAACTCTTCCAATTACACGGCTGCATTGAAAGAGGTATGGCCAGTCGTTAAACAGGTGCATGCCAATACGTTGGAAATAAATGTAGCTTGGGAGCAGGTCGAGCCTGAAGAAGGAAAATTCGACTTTTCTTATATCGATGAATTAATTAAGCAAGCGCGTGACAACGACGTGCGTGTGGTTCTGCTATGGTTTGCCACCTGGAAGAATAATGCACCGCATTATGCGCCAGATTGGGTGAAACTGGATGATGCGCGTTTTCCTCGCGTACACAAAAAAGATGGGTCTACGGTCAATTCTCTTTCGCCCATTCATCAGTCAACATTGGATGCAGACAAAAAAGCCTTTGTTGAGATGATGAAACACCTGAAAAAAGTAGATAAGAGGCAAACCGTTATTTTGGTGCAGGTACAAAATGAGGTGGGCACCTATGGTGAGGTAAGAGATTTTTCACCTGCAGCAGAAAAGTTATTCAAAGCCACTATTCCAGATCAGCTGCAGCAGTCGATGAACCTTCCGGCCAAAAGCTGGGTTGAAAGCTTTGCGGCGGATGCCGATGAATATTTTCATGCATACCATATCGCACGCTTCTGCAACGAGATGGCCGAAGCGGGCAAGGCTGTGTATAACCTGCCAATGAACGTGAATGTTGCACTTAGAAATCCGTTCAATCCAGGTAAGCCTGGGCAGTACTCTAGCGGTGGGCCAACAGACAACGTGCTGGATTTATGGAAGGCTGCCGCGCCCTCCATTGATATGATTTCGCCGGATATCTATTTTAGGGATTACCGTACCGTAACCCGAGTATTGGATTTGTATGCCCGTGATGACAACCCTCTGTTTGTAGCCGAAATTGGCAACGATCAGCCCTTTGCTCGTTATGTATTTGAAACCCTAGGGCACCAAGGTATTGGTTTTGCACCGTTCGGGCTGGATAAAACCGGCTACACCAATTACCCTTTGGGAGCGAAAAATTATGATGACGCAACCTTTGAGCCTTTTGCGGAGGTCTATGGGCTAATTGCACCCTGGGCCCATGTATGGGCAAAAATGAGTTTCGAAAGTGAAACCTGGGGTGTCGCCGAGCCAAGAGATACGTTTGGCGAAAGCAAACAAATTTGGAATGCGGCAGCAAGCGAAAAAGAAAAAGAAGAAGAGTCTAAAACCTATACTCAGGTATTAGATCTTGGCCGCTGGAATGCGGAGGTAACCTATGGCCGTCCCATGTTTTGGATAGCACCTCCTGAAGGTAACGATATTGCCAAAGGCGGCGCACTGATCGCCAAGCTTGACGAAAATGAATTTTTTGTTACAGCACTGCATTCACGCGTTACCTTTGTGCCTTCAGATGAAATTGAAAACGAGCGCACAATGACAGTTCGCGTGGAAGAAGGGCATTTTGACAAAAAGGGCAATTGGGTATTTGAGCGCGTATGGAATGGCGATCAAACCGATTGGGGGTTGAATTTTGATGGTAAGTATCATTTATTGAAAGTGAAAATGGCAACTTACTAACAAGTTGAATAAGTTAAATTGAATAAGTTTAAAAATTAATATTAAGCGGAGATTGAGTTGATGATTCCGAAACTACAGAGTTTCAAGCTGTTAATGGCGGCTTGTATGCTTGTCGTTGGTACTGCCTGTAGCCCCAAGAACGAGGGCGATCATAAGACGGCACAAAGCGCTAGTTACAAGGTAACTGAAACGGGCGTTGTAGTACTGCCAACAAGCGGTGCGGCAAAGAGCGTTCAGCTAGAAGCTGTTAGCGATAGCATAATACATGTATTAGCTGCGCCTACTACTGAAGTGGCAATGCCCGAAAGTATAATGGTTGTCACCAAACCTTCTGCTGCGTTTACCGTGAGTGAAGCCGACGGAGTGGTAACGCTTAAAACGGCCAAGGCATCAGCCACTGTAGCGATAGTCAACGGCCGGGTGGATTTCTTTGATGCTGCGGGCAAACCGCTGGCAAAAGAAGCCGGGGTGCGTGAGTTCTCTGCGGTGACAAGTGACCCTGTTACACCCGATGCCGATTCGTTTGCTTTGCGTCAGGCTTTTGAGCGTGGTGAGACTGAGCGCCTTTACGGCCTGGGCCAATTCCAAAACGGGCAGATAAACCTAGCGGGTCAAAACGTTGAGTTAACGACCTACAACCTGATTATCAGCATTCCGTTCATGGTTTCCACGAACAATTACGGTGTTTTATGGGATAACAATTCGGTTACCAATTTTGGCGATACAGAATTTGCTAAACCGCTAGCTGAAGATTTAAAACTGTTTGATGCCGAAGGCAAAGAGGGTGGTTTGACCGCACGCTATTACGATGGCGACAAGTTGGTGCTCACTCGCGTTGAATCTGACCCGGATTATCAGTTTCTGAGTCAGGGTACTAACCGTGCCAACCCTTTTCCAAAAGAAGTGGCTGAGTCTGAAAATCTGCGTATTGAATGGGAAGGCAGTTTTGAAAGTGCTACGGCTGGCACTCACGAATTTAAAATGTATTCCAGCGGTTACGCCAAATTGTCCATTGATGATGAGTTAGTGCTTGATCGCTGGCGTATGAACTGGAACCCTTGGTATCACAATATTAATACCAACGTTACGGCAGGTAAGCGCCACACGCTGAAAATAGACTGGACACCCGGCAACGGTTATTTCCGTTTGCTACACCGTGACCCGCTGCCAGCCGATCAGCAAGCGTTAACATCGTTTAAATCGGAAACCGGTAAAGCCATTAGCTACTATTTGGTTGCCGGTGAAAGTGCCGATGAAATTATTGCGGGCTATCGAACGCTTACAGGTAAATCGGTGATGTTGCCACGCTGGGCCTATGGTTTTTGGCAGAGTCGTGAGCGCTACAAATCGGATGAAGAGTTGTTAGGTGCGCTGAAAGAATATCGTGACCGTAAAATCCCTATCGACAATATTGTGCTGGATTGGTCCTACTGGCCCACGGATGCTTGGGGTAGCCACGACTTCGATCCCGAATTTTTCCCAGACCCTTCCGGTATGGTGAAAAAAGTTCATGATATGAACGCACAAATTATGATTTCTGTTTGGCCAAAATTTTATCCCTCCACAGATAACTACAAAGAGCTGAACGCAAAAGGTTACATGCTTAATCGTAATATCGAAGACGGCAACCTAGACTGGATTGGCGATGGGTACCCCAATGGTTTCTATGATGCCTTTGCCGAGGGTGGTCGTGATATTTTCTGGAAGCAAATTAACGAGAAAATAAACGTTCATGGTTTTGATGCCTGGTGGTTAGACGCCGTAGAACCAGACATGCACTCCAATACCAGTTGGAGCAAACGCAAAGAGTTTATGAGCCCCAACGCCATAGGTTCTGGTGCGGAACATTTCAACGCCTATTCGGTGCCACACGCCGAGGGTGTTTATGAAAATGATCGCGCTTCCGAACCCGAAAAACGCGTGTTTATTCTTACGCGCTCAGGTTTTGGTGGTATTCAGCGTACGGGTTCCGCTATTTGGAGCGGTGACACGGTTTCTCGTTGGTCAAACCTGAAAGAGCAAATTTCGGCCGGTATTGGTACCAGCTTAGCGGGTATGCCCAACTGGACGATGGATATCGGCGGCTTCACACCAGAAGATCGCTTTCGCTCCAATGCTACAGACAAACCCTTCGTTGGTCCTTTCACCGCTCTTGATAATGGTCAGGTTAGCGAGTGGCAGGAGCTGAATGTACGCTGGTATCAGTTCGGTGCTTTCGTACCGCTATACCGTGCACATGGCCAAAACCCTTACCGCGAAATTTACAACATCGCACCTGAGGGTTCCGAGGTTTACAACAGCATGGTGTGGTACACCCGATTGCGTTATCGCTTAATGCCGTATATTTATTCAATAGCCGGTGATATGTACCACAAAGACGCAACGCTCATGCGCGGCCTAGTAATGGATTTCCCAAAAGATGAAATTGCCGGCAACCTAAACGATCAATACATGTTCGGCCCCTCTATTTTGGTAAGCCCCGTGTACGAAAATGGCGCACGCAGTCGTAACCTTTATTTGCCCGCAGGTACCAGTTGGTACGATTTTTATACCGGCGCCAAAAGTGACGGTGGTCAGCACGTAGAAGCCGCAGCGCCGTTAAATCGTATGCCGCTGTACGTAAAAGCCGGTTCCATTATTCCAACCGCGCCGGAAGTGCAGTACGCCGACCAGATTTTGAATGCACCTATAACACTTAATGTGTATACCGGTGCCGATGGCAACTTCGAACTTTACGAAGATGATGGACGCAGCTACGGTTACGAAAAGGGCGAATGGTCACGCATACCTTTTAGCTACAACGAAGCAGCCGGTACGCTCACCCTAGGTAAACGCCAAGGGACGTTCCCGGGGATGGCAGAAGTGCGCTCCGTGAAAATACGCTGGATTAGCGGTGTAATGGAAGCTGCTGCAGATTTTGATTCTGCTATTGCGGAAACCATTGAATATACAGGTGAAGCGCTTACGCTGAAGCGTAAATAATTAGTTTCAATAGCCTTGCTTTTGAAGCCCGCTTTTTAGCGGGCTTTTTTATGATTTTTGGAAAGCCGTATTGATTTCTAAAAAGGTGAGGTGAAGCGCTTATATATGGGAATGTAGAAAGAAGACTATATCCGTAGGGTTGATATGTTTTTTCGAGCAGTAAAGTGCGGTTAAGGCAGTGTTAGGCTCAACCGAAATCCATTGCGAGCGTCAGCGCCTAGTTTTCGCACGAAAATAGCGAAGCTTCCTTGAACACTCCCCAAAAAAAATAAAACTTTTTTGAACCCTTTTCCTATCGGCAACGACACAGACATAAACCCGCTAGTTAAGCAGGATTTAAACAACCCGATTGGAGAATTATATGAAACCTTTTATTTTGGCTTTTGCCCTTTCAGCCCTTTCAAGTGCCTCTTTTGCCTACGAAATTTGTGGCAATAGCAACGATAAATTTATTTTGACGTGCAACGATGGCCACAGCAATACCAGTAGCATGCCACCCAACCACAATACCGCCACAGAATTTTGCGCCGATCACGGTGGTGTTGCGGCGGGTTACCCACGGCCTATCGATAAAACGGCACGTATGAATAGTGCCAAACCAGCCAGCTGTGTGGGTGGCCAGGGTGGCAGCACCCCGAACACCAGCGCCGGTCGTGTTGTTAAAGAGCTGGACAAATCGTCGCCAATGATGAGTGCGCCTGCACCAGCCACCCGTGCAACAGATTACAACTCCAGCCGTAGTAATAAGTCACTGTAAGTGAGCGCTCGCAAACTTTATGGGTACCGCCTTTCTTGGAGGCGGTATTTTTTCTCTATTTACAGCCCTTCGTAATTGTCTGCCATGCTTGTCTGGTGCCCAGGTGTGCTAATCACTTGATACGTTACGCTTATTCGGGGGCTGTGAAGCTTATGTCACAGCCCCTTAACGCACAGGCTTTATTTACCCTTACCCTAGTTTTGTTTGAGCCTTGCAATACAATGAGTGAGCTTATGCGGAGTGTAGGCAGAGCACGTACTGCACGACAGGTTTACTTTGTTACGTAATCGCAGATTCAAGGGCAGGAGGCTTTAATACCTGTTCATGGCGGCAGGGTTTGGTTGCCTGACAATCGCTATAACCCGGCCTGCATCGCCTTGCTCAAACGCCAACAAGCGGCGTTTCGTTCTACTGGATATTGCAGCTAACTTAATGGAGCTGCCCTATATATTCCCGTTACTGAAGAGTGCCGGCAAAAGCCCGCTGGCTAAAACTGTATTGAGCCTGTCTATTGTGAGTGGCTCGGGTGATTTTGTACCACTTCACCGGTGCTCGCGAAAAAAAGTAAACCTTTTTTGAACCCTTTTCTCATCGGCAACGACACAGACATAAACCCGCTGCTTAAGCAGGATTTAAACAACCCGATTGGAGAATCACATGAAACCTTTTATTTTAGCCCTTAGCCTTTCTGCTCTTTCAAGCGCCTCTTTTGCCTACGAAATTTGTGGCAATAGCAACGACAAATTTATTTTGACGTGCAACGATGGCCACAGCAATACCAGTAGCATGCCACCCAACCACAATACCGCCACAGAATTTTGCGCCGATCACGGTGGTGTTGCGGCGGGTTACCCACGGCCTATCGATAATACGGCACGTATGAATAGTGCCAAACCAGCTAGCTGTGTGGGTGGCCAGGGTGGCACCACCCCGAGCACCCGCACTGGTCGTGTTGTTAAGGCGTTGGATAAGTCGTCGCCAATGTTGAACGTTCCGGTACCAGCTAACCCTGCAACAGACTACAATTCCAGTCGTAGCAATAGGCAAGGATAGGTGGCCTTAATAGACTGTGCCGCTAGCGCCCCTTAGTGGGGGCGTTTTTGTTTTAACCGTTTGTGCCTCTCGTATTGCCTAGTGCGCGCCGATACTGTTTTGATTTGTGGATTTAGCTGCGATAGTTCCACCCACGGAAATACTAAACGCCCACGTTCACGGGAGCGAAGAAGCGCGAGAGTTCTAACCTGTGTTTGAACTCTAGTGGGCGTAGGAACGAATCTATTTATAAGCCGAAGGCGGGTAGCTATACCCCATCCACCTGGCACTGAGGAGGGCCTTTAATCAGCCCCCAGCCGTGCACCTTATCTCTTCCCTCTATGCCCTTATCTTCGGCTCCCCCAATGAGCGTCTGCAGGGTAGTATTTGCCAGCGCCAAACGCGCGGTAACAAAAGGTGCGGCGAAGGAGGTGCCGCTGTGATAGCGGCCACCCTGTTCACCAGCCGCCGCCCATACATTTACACCGGGCGCGACAAAATCAATATAGTCGCCCTGGTTGGCGCTACTGTAAACATGGCCAGCGGCGTCTATGGCGCTAACGGCTATCACCTCTCGCTGGGCAGCGGGGTAGACGGGGGCAGCTTCTGGCCCGTTGTTACCGGCAGCGGCCACCATTGCAATACCTTGCTCAGACAAATTCGATATAGCCTGCGAGAAAATACGATTTTGCTGGCCGCCAAAACTAAGATTTATAACGGCTACGTTGTTGGTTGCCAGCCACTCCAATGCGGGTAATAAGGCACTTGTATTTGTTTCTGTGTTCTCGTCTCGAAGGTGAAATACATTGGCGGCGTAGAGTGTTGCTTGGGGCAGTAATCCCGTGAAACCGGTTTTGCCATCGGCTAACAAAAGGCTGGCAATGGCTGTTGCATGTGTGGCATCGGCGGGTTTGCCCTCAACAAAACTTTGCGCCTTAATGCTTTTACCTTTAAGCGCGGGGTGTTCGAGGTTAACGGCCGTGTCGAGCATACCGAGTACTGGCTTGTTTTGTAGGAGACAGGGGCTGCCCCCCGCAGGCCAGTTGACCATTGTATTTGCCCAGGCTTTTCGTGAGTTCGCTTGTAGGCGGTATCGTTGATTGGTGTCTACACGCAGTGTTGGGAATTGTTGACGAATTTGTGACAGCGCCATGCGGGTTTGTATGTGGGCGGGTAAACGAAAACGCGTTAGCACTAGGCCCAGCTTGCTCAAATGCTGGCGTGACTTTACGGTTAAGCCCGAAGCGCGTAGTTGGCCTGCTGCGGTTATCGCCGCATTCATGTCCGGGCTGCTGAGTAACAGTTCACCGGGTTCATAGTCGGCGTCGGTCTCGCCTGAATGTTTATTGGCCATATTGCTGGGTGGAGTATTGAACGTTAATTGCGGCATGGGTGGAATAGTATTGCTGCCAATAAAACTGCCACTACGATCTACCCTAAGCTTGCTCGGCGTGAGGCGGGGCTGGGGTTCTGCCGCTTGCTTTGTAACCGATGGTTTACTGTTTTCTGCTTCTGCTTCTGCTTCTGTGTTTTGGGCTACGGTAGGTTTGGGTTCTGTTTGAGCTTCAGCTGTAGGCTTTGGCTCCCGTTTATCATCGGTAGGAACGTCAGCTGGCTTGTCAATTTTTGGCTTCGTTTCAGGCGACTTTAGCGCTTGTACTTGCGTTTCTCGCTCGGCGGTTGCGGTTTGAGCGCTGGCTTTAATTCGTGCTTGTGTCTGCGCGCGCTTTTCTTCTGCTGCATCATTCGCTTGCTGGGCCTGAGTAAAAGCCGCCAGCCCTAAAAATAGAATGCAAGCTACGCCGCGTATGCCGTGCATTAGTTAGCTCCACCCGCTATTACAATGACTTCCTCAACAAAATCCAGTGTTTGCAATTGAACGGATATTTGTTCGTTGTCGCTTTCGGTCGGTGTGGCTAGCGAATAAATGCCTAACGCACCTGGGCCATTTACAATTTGGGCCTGCACGGCAGACAGTGCTTGCTGTATTTGTAATGCCGTAGCGTGTTGCTTAAATACAATTTGTAAGCTTGCCGTTTGGTGTGATTCTCCACCCGACAGGGGTACCATATTGGGCGTTGTATCGCTCAGCTCTTTGGGTAAGTACAGTATTACTTGTAGCGCTAACAAACAGCATGCGGCAATAGCCACCGGCCTCCAAACACGGTGTTGTTTTTTTGTAACAATTTTCTGTTGTTGATTCTTTTGCGCTTGTTCGTTTTGTATATCACGCTTTAGCCGCGCCAGCCCCATTTCTCCGGGTGGTTTCATGTCGTCCTGCTGAAATCCGGTGTGCAGCGCCGACATAAACTCAAACTCCTGTTTTAGTTCGGCATCGTTTTCTAGCATTTTTTTCATTTCATGCTCGTCCTGCGCATTCAGCTGTCCGGTTGCGAGCTTACTTAATTTTTCATCAATATCAGTCATAACGGTTTACTGCCCTTTAATTAGGCCGCCCTCATTGCTCTGGTCAGTTGTATTTTCATTTGCGCTCGCGCGTGAAATGCGCGGGATTTAACGGTTCCCTCGGGCACCTGCATAATGTTTGCAATCTCGGTAAACCCAAGTTCCTCAAAAAATATGAGGTGCAAAATTTCGCGATGCTCTTCTTTCAATTTGGCCATACATTGGCGTAATAGTTTGCCATCGCTGGCAGCAGCGTTTACCTTTTCTGGGTTAGTACTTTCCGATTCATCTACCATGTTCTCGTCCACTTCAGTAAACTCTCGCGCTCCCTGCTTGCGCCATAAGTCAAGAATTTTATTGTGGGCAATGCCTAGTAGCCAGGTGGTTACTTTTGCCCGCCCTTCAAATTTTGCCGAGCATCGCCACACTTCTAGCATTACGTCATTTAGAACGTCTGCTGCGGCAAAGCTGTCACCTAGTTTGGACAGTGCGTATCGGTATACTCTGTTTTCATGACGCCGATAAAATTCATTCACTGCCTCCATGTTGTCATTTGCAATGGCTTGTATTAATTGCTCATCACTCCAATTCGGTGTTGCGC
The Teredinibacter franksiae DNA segment above includes these coding regions:
- a CDS encoding TonB-dependent receptor, whose translation is MNKTNSALKKYGDPSPFYVKMRTSASVLALLAVGALPVYAQEDDSEGEMFEEEVVVTGLRGSIITAQEMKRESTTIVDSIAADDIGVLPDRSVTELLSRVPGVAIDRYMTQGDPEHFSVEGNGVIVRGLTQVRSELNGRSAFSADGGRTLSFGDVPPELLGAVNVHKSPQADQIEGGLAGTIDLRTKLPFDNDGQQISATVGMNYGNLVEETSPTYSGLYSNVWDTDIGKLGLLVDFAYSELSTRNDSMYVRPFFKRSDLSGQDESRYLTRGADWRTMFFNRARMGSYLAAQWSPTEEQEFTYTYFGSNYDMNWSEDAIFVENWVPALDLDTGIPAEFNEDGRFVSGRLVPGVDGDGNAMVDALKMGSDIRMSDQESKTSDQTLQYKFTGEKFEIEAGHQKVQATSAGLDSTVSVQTRVPYIDIDLSGDLPKIGSDDAFLGDHENYFWGFLMDNQYNNKGKMDSTNIDVKYHFENDIFKALKVGARVSRSESNNFDTGYNWGAIGHWAYPWAMESGGEPELSMLTLNSFDNFFRGDVPTPPSIYAPAEHWAAGHPESYDQLLDTVDYYDWFNGHWQPRDLTDQQWFNSQKEKTKAAYVMLDFGFDNLPVPISGNLGVRYVETDNSAYGYLNFPNQPMLGLNGEFEESTAKHSYSNVLPSLNIKADLTDDLVLRFAVAETMTRPDFDTLRSGLKLNADIDLTPYLIANPDDPDGDPILDPNADIGVDDFDFSGGSNYNPYMDPMQSTQLDTSLEWYYAEGNSLSLALFHKDIDGYPAKEFVLESYAPKNDGPEYQYLIERPVTSGTAKISGFEVALTHFFTTLPSPFDGFGVQANYTYIDSETDLENDADPVDTDGNTSFGVSPYQGLSKHAYNLVGIYEKGRFSARLAYNWRNRYLTDIGANGFNGEEYIDADGNVIRDGSPDPKNAWKLPTYNAAAGYLDASLFYRLTDNLHVSLQANNLGNTATKTIVDQASSGEFFGAYHVNDTRYQLQLTAKY
- a CDS encoding DUF5597 domain-containing protein — encoded protein: MTSDNFKKYLGFWIGLSILLLGSIAQAALPEFVTENNRHALMVDGKPYLILGAQANNSSNYTAALKEVWPVVKQVHANTLEINVAWEQVEPEEGKFDFSYIDELIKQARDNDVRVVLLWFATWKNNAPHYAPDWVKLDDARFPRVHKKDGSTVNSLSPIHQSTLDADKKAFVEMMKHLKKVDKRQTVILVQVQNEVGTYGEVRDFSPAAEKLFKATIPDQLQQSMNLPAKSWVESFAADADEYFHAYHIARFCNEMAEAGKAVYNLPMNVNVALRNPFNPGKPGQYSSGGPTDNVLDLWKAAAPSIDMISPDIYFRDYRTVTRVLDLYARDDNPLFVAEIGNDQPFARYVFETLGHQGIGFAPFGLDKTGYTNYPLGAKNYDDATFEPFAEVYGLIAPWAHVWAKMSFESETWGVAEPRDTFGESKQIWNAAASEKEKEEESKTYTQVLDLGRWNAEVTYGRPMFWIAPPEGNDIAKGGALIAKLDENEFFVTALHSRVTFVPSDEIENERTMTVRVEEGHFDKKGNWVFERVWNGDQTDWGLNFDGKYHLLKVKMATY
- a CDS encoding TIM-barrel domain-containing protein is translated as MIPKLQSFKLLMAACMLVVGTACSPKNEGDHKTAQSASYKVTETGVVVLPTSGAAKSVQLEAVSDSIIHVLAAPTTEVAMPESIMVVTKPSAAFTVSEADGVVTLKTAKASATVAIVNGRVDFFDAAGKPLAKEAGVREFSAVTSDPVTPDADSFALRQAFERGETERLYGLGQFQNGQINLAGQNVELTTYNLIISIPFMVSTNNYGVLWDNNSVTNFGDTEFAKPLAEDLKLFDAEGKEGGLTARYYDGDKLVLTRVESDPDYQFLSQGTNRANPFPKEVAESENLRIEWEGSFESATAGTHEFKMYSSGYAKLSIDDELVLDRWRMNWNPWYHNINTNVTAGKRHTLKIDWTPGNGYFRLLHRDPLPADQQALTSFKSETGKAISYYLVAGESADEIIAGYRTLTGKSVMLPRWAYGFWQSRERYKSDEELLGALKEYRDRKIPIDNIVLDWSYWPTDAWGSHDFDPEFFPDPSGMVKKVHDMNAQIMISVWPKFYPSTDNYKELNAKGYMLNRNIEDGNLDWIGDGYPNGFYDAFAEGGRDIFWKQINEKINVHGFDAWWLDAVEPDMHSNTSWSKRKEFMSPNAIGSGAEHFNAYSVPHAEGVYENDRASEPEKRVFILTRSGFGGIQRTGSAIWSGDTVSRWSNLKEQISAGIGTSLAGMPNWTMDIGGFTPEDRFRSNATDKPFVGPFTALDNGQVSEWQELNVRWYQFGAFVPLYRAHGQNPYREIYNIAPEGSEVYNSMVWYTRLRYRLMPYIYSIAGDMYHKDATLMRGLVMDFPKDEIAGNLNDQYMFGPSILVSPVYENGARSRNLYLPAGTSWYDFYTGAKSDGGQHVEAAAPLNRMPLYVKAGSIIPTAPEVQYADQILNAPITLNVYTGADGNFELYEDDGRSYGYEKGEWSRIPFSYNEAAGTLTLGKRQGTFPGMAEVRSVKIRWISGVMEAAADFDSAIAETIEYTGEALTLKRK
- a CDS encoding S8 family serine peptidase — encoded protein: MHGIRGVACILFLGLAAFTQAQQANDAAEEKRAQTQARIKASAQTATAERETQVQALKSPETKPKIDKPADVPTDDKREPKPTAEAQTEPKPTVAQNTEAEAEAENSKPSVTKQAAEPQPRLTPSKLRVDRSGSFIGSNTIPPMPQLTFNTPPSNMANKHSGETDADYEPGELLLSSPDMNAAITAAGQLRASGLTVKSRQHLSKLGLVLTRFRLPAHIQTRMALSQIRQQFPTLRVDTNQRYRLQANSRKAWANTMVNWPAGGSPCLLQNKPVLGMLDTAVNLEHPALKGKSIKAQSFVEGKPADATHATAIASLLLADGKTGFTGLLPQATLYAANVFHLRDENTETNTSALLPALEWLATNNVAVINLSFGGQQNRIFSQAISNLSEQGIAMVAAAGNNGPEAAPVYPAAQREVIAVSAIDAAGHVYSSANQGDYIDFVAPGVNVWAAAGEQGGRYHSGTSFAAPFVTARLALANTTLQTLIGGAEDKGIEGRDKVHGWGLIKGPPQCQVDGV
- a CDS encoding sigma-70 family RNA polymerase sigma factor; this encodes MSATPNWSDEQLIQAIANDNMEAVNEFYRRHENRVYRYALSKLGDSFAAADVLNDVMLEVWRCSAKFEGRAKVTTWLLGIAHNKILDLWRKQGAREFTEVDENMVDESESTNPEKVNAAASDGKLLRQCMAKLKEEHREILHLIFFEELGFTEIANIMQVPEGTVKSRAFHARAQMKIQLTRAMRAA